The Acinetobacter sp. WCHA45 DNA window ATTACTTGATCTGAATTTACCCGGCGCATCTGGTTTTTCTGCCTTGGTATACGTACGAGCACAATACCCAGCGATTCCAATCATTGTTGTATCAGCACATGAAGAAGTCTCGATTATCCAACGTGCAATTGCACATGGTGCAATGGGGTATATCCCGAAATCATCACACCCAAGTCATATTGGCGAAGCAATTAAACATGTATTAGAGGGTGAAATTTGGCTACCGCCGAATTTAGCCATGCATCATGGTTTCGATCCAAGAGCTGCGGATGAAACCGCGTTGGCAGAACGTTTGCAATCGCTTACACCACAACAGTTTCGTGTATTGATGATGGTTGCAGAAGGTCTGCTCAATAAACAAATTGCTTATGAGTTAGACGTATCAGAAGCCACGATCAAAGCGCATGTGACAGCAATTTTCCGCAAATTAGGCGTACAAAACCGTACGCAAGCTGTTTTAGCAATTAGTGCATTAAATATCGAAGATAAAAAGATGTAATTAACAAGTTGAATAACTCATTCGTTTATTCAAATGTTTAAAGACAATAAAAAAACCCAGTTCATGAACTGGGTTTTTTTATGCATAGATGCTGAATTAGAACATCTATGACTGCATTAGAAGCGTACTTTAGCGTTTAAGCCAATAGTTTGCATATCTTCATCAGTACCTACAGCATTCGCATTTAAATAGCTTGCACCTACAGCAACTGCTGGAGTAATAAAGTAGTTTACATTAACGCCCCAAGCTGAATCAGGTGTATCTGCAAAACTTGATTTAGCGTATGAAACACCTGTGCTAAATTTAGAGTTTAGGTACAAATCAGTTTTTAACTCGTATGCAGTGTCTTCACCGTAAACGATACCTGTTTCGAAACCGATTGACATAGGCGTGCCATCGATAGCACCAACGTATTTAGTACGAGCAGTGATTGCATCTTGCTTGTCAGCGATAGTCGCTGTTTCACCAACTGCTTTACCAAAACCTTTATTTAAGATTTTGAAAGTATCCAAAGATGTTTGTTCTACAACATTTGTATAACCTACAGCAATAAGGAAGTTAGGAGCGATTACCGAACCAAATTCAACAGCCCAACGCTGACCACGGTCATCATTCTCGCCATATTTGCCGTCATTATCAGTCGCACTATAGCTTAAGCTTGCATATGCAGGAGCGTAAGGTGTTGGTACATAGGCTTCGGCTTTAACACCTAAATTTTGAGATTTAGTATCATCAAGATTAGCAAAGTTATATCCAAGAGCTATAGTCAACCCGCTTAATTACCCATACACTCGTTAAAGAAACGACTAAAAAGCTTATCTATTGAGTTAACCAACCATTTTTTCCTTTTTGCTTTCACCCATGCCCACATTTTTTCAATAGGATTAAGGTCAGGACTATAAGGTGGTAACCAAAGTATTTGATGCCCATGTTGGGCTAATAGATCTTGTATATCTTGTCGTTTATGGAAGGCTGCATTGTCCATGACAATTACACTATTCGAGGTAATTCTGGTAATAAAAACTTATCTACCCAAAAATGAAATACATCCGAATTTACTTTGCTATCAAATAAACCAACTGCAAATAATTTACCCTCATGGATTGCTCCTATTGCGTTGGTTTGATTTTTTAATTGCCAATTATATTTTCCATAACAAGGAGTTCCCTGTTTTGAATAACCATGAGGTCTATGTTCATGAGATTTAAATCCACTTTCATCAAGATAGATAATCGGGTGTTGATACCTTAATCGGTTTAAATCTTTTAAATACTGTTCTCTGAGTTCTGTTTTTGCTTTCGGGTGCCGTAAGGTCTTTTTTTAACTGTAATATTTAGACGCTTGAGCGCATCACCAATTGTAGAAGTACCACAACCAAAACGAGCAGCGCGTTCATATTGATAATCATCAGGATATTGCTCAACATCTACACGTAAGGCATCATCATCAACTTTAGATGGTTTTCTTGGTCGAGTTCTTTTTATTTCGATTCGTTTTTTCCATTCGACAATTGTATTTTTATTAATTTCGAAGTGCTGAGCAACCGCTCGGATAGATTGACCTTCTTCAAGCTTGGCTAATAGTTTCTTTCTAAAATGTATTGGATAACTCATATCGGTATTGTATTGGTTTTTTGCGTGCGGACTATATAGGTTGTTTTCATCTACTATTTAAGAGAGTAACCTTGTTTCGAAACGATATTTATTAATTGTTTAATTCGGGTGAGTTTATCGTTTTTTTCGTTTTAATATGTCGTAAAACTGTAATAAATCACCAATAAAAATGTGATTTTAATCTCATTAAAATTGTGTTATGTGATTAATTTAATTTGTAAATGAAGCATGACAATTAAAAAATTTGGGAAGTTCAATTTTAAGAGCTAATTTAATTTGGAAAAACGATTGTAAATTTAAACTTGATCTATTTAATCGACTTTACTTTTTGAGATATAATTCACATAATTGTTGCGGAGAGGTATTTAATTTGCATTTTATTCTCTCGTAACATTTTCTCAATATATTGTGTTTTACTAGCTCGACTTTCCCCAAGGTTGAGCTTTTTTTTGCCCGTTCTTTATCCATTTTTTAAGATATGACCTTTGAGTTGGCGTAAATTCAAGCTAGAGAAACGAAATCAACCTAAATTTACGCCAGTACTTGAGAACCGATTAAATTTATTTCAACATTGGCTTCAAGAAACGCCCTGTGTGAGAAATCTCAACTTCAGCGACTTGCTCAGGTGTACCTTCGGCAATGATTTGACCACCACCAGAACCACCTTCAGGACCAAGGTCAATTACCCAGTCTGCGGTTTTGATCACATCCAAATTATGCTCAATCACCACAATGGTATTACCCTTATTGCGTAGCTCATACAAAATGTCGAGTAACTTAGCAATATCATGGAAATGTAGACCTGTTGTCGGCTCATCCAAGATATATAAGGTTTTACCTGTATCACGTTTTGCTAACTCACGCGCTAATTTAACCCGTTGCGCTTCACCACCTGAAAGCGTGGTTGCTGCTTGACCTAAACGAATATAGCCTAGACCTACTTGCATTAAGGTATCTAAACGGCGGTGAATCACAGGAATGGCACTAAAGAATTCAGCAGCATCTTCTACGGTCATTTCTAACACGTCTGAAATGTTCTTGCCTTTATAACCAACCTCTAAAGTTTCACGGTTATAACGCTTGCCATGGCAGGCATCACAAGGCACATACATATCAGGTAGGAAGTGCATTGCGACCTTGATCATGCCGTCGCCTTCACAGGCTTCACAACGTCCGCCTTTTACGTTAAACGAGAAACGACCTGCGCTGTAACCACGTGCTTTGGCTTCAGGCGTTTGTGCAAATAACTCACGAATTGGGGTAAATAAGCCTGTATATGTGGCAGGATTCGAACGTGGGGTACGACCAATCGGACTTTGGTCAATATCAACCACTTTATCTAAGTGCTGTAAACCATCAATCGAATCAAACTTTTCTGCGGTCAGTGTGGTTGCACCATTGAGCTGGGTCGCAGCTAAAGGTAATAAGGTACGGTTAATCAGCGTTGATTTTCCTGAACCTGATACGCCTGTGACACAGGTCATAATGCCGAGAGGAATGGTCAGATCGACATTTTGCAGGTTATGTCCACTCGCACCAGACAGCTTGATCACTTCATTTGGACGAGGTGATTGGGTACGCTGTTTCGGTACTTCAATCTTCAATTTGCCTGAGAGATATTGACCTGTAAGGGAGTCAGCATGGCTTGCCAACTCATCATAAGTGCCTTCGGCAATAATTGCACCACCATGAATACCTGCACCAGGACCAATATCAATAATATGATCCGCAGCACGAATCGCGTCTTCATCATGCTCAACCACAAGCACCGTATTACCCAAATCACGTAAGCGAATTAAGGTTTGTAATAGGCGATCATTGTCACGTTGATGCAGACCAATAGATGGCTCATCCAGTACATACATCACACCCATTAGGCCTGCACCAATTTGCGATGCGAGGCGAATACGTTGTGCTTCACCACCTGATAATGTTTCGGCTGAACGTGCAAGACTGAGATAATTTAAACCGACACTGACGAGGAAATGTAAACGTTCACGAATCTCTTTAAAGATTTTATCGGCGATTTCACCTTTGGCACCTTCAAGATTGAGGTCTTGATAGTAGTTTTCAGCGTCACCAATCGACATCTTGGTGATTTGTGCGATGGTCTTATCTTTAACACGAACATGGCGTGAAATTTCATTGAGACGTGAACCATCACAGGCATCACAAGCTGCATTGGATAAATATTGTGCGAGATCATCACGCACATAATTCGATTCAGTTTCACGATAACGGCGTTCTAAATGTGGCAGAATTCCTTCAAAGGCTTGCACACGACTGTGTTTACGACCACGTTCATCGATATAACTGAGGTCGATTTTCTCTTTGCCTGTGCCTTGTAAAAATTTCTTTTGGGTGTCTTTATCTAAACTATTCCAAGGCTGATCGAGATCAATACTGAAATGATCCGCTACTTTTTGCAGCATGGTGTAGTAATACGGACGTTGTCTGTCCCAACCACGAATCGCCCCTTGGCTGATCGAAACTTCTGGATTTGGAATCAGTTTTTCTGCGCTGAAATGGCTGCGTGTTCCTAGACCGTC harbors:
- a CDS encoding response regulator, whose protein sequence is MNILIVDDHPLFRHALIQAVRYSLPQAQIQETADVDEFYERLEHGAEPDLVLLDLNLPGASGFSALVYVRAQYPAIPIIVVSAHEEVSIIQRAIAHGAMGYIPKSSHPSHIGEAIKHVLEGEIWLPPNLAMHHGFDPRAADETALAERLQSLTPQQFRVLMMVAEGLLNKQIAYELDVSEATIKAHVTAIFRKLGVQNRTQAVLAISALNIEDKKM
- a CDS encoding transposase, producing the protein MDNAAFHKRQDIQDLLAQHGHQILWLPPYSPDLNPIEKMWAWVKAKRKKWLVNSIDKLFSRFFNECMGN
- a CDS encoding transposase — encoded protein: MIYLDESGFKSHEHRPHGYSKQGTPCYGKYNWQLKNQTNAIGAIHEGKLFAVGLFDSKVNSDVFHFWVDKFLLPELPRIV
- a CDS encoding IS630 transposase-related protein, producing the protein MSYPIHFRKKLLAKLEEGQSIRAVAQHFEINKNTIVEWKKRIEIKRTRPRKPSKVDDDALRVDVEQYPDDYQYERAARFGCGTSTIGDALKRLNITVKKRPYGTRKQKQNSENSI
- the uvrA gene encoding excinuclease ABC subunit UvrA; its protein translation is MSQSHIRIRGARTHNLKNVSLDIPRDKFVVITGLSGSGKSSLAFDTLYAEGQRRYVESLSAYARQFLSQMEKPEVDSIEGLSPAIAIEQKSTSHNPRSTVGTITEIYDYLRLLYARVGTPYCPEHDLPMVAQTISEMVDAVKGLEEGTALMLLAPVVRERKGEYTQLFEQLQGQGFVRARVDGEIIDIDTPPELDKKKKHTIEVVVDRFKVRDDLGNRIAESFETALRLGSDIAVLSWINGEHPERVFSAKHSCPECDRAVAELEPRLFSFNNPFGACSVCDGLGTRSHFSAEKLIPNPEVSISQGAIRGWDRQRPYYYTMLQKVADHFSIDLDQPWNSLDKDTQKKFLQGTGKEKIDLSYIDERGRKHSRVQAFEGILPHLERRYRETESNYVRDDLAQYLSNAACDACDGSRLNEISRHVRVKDKTIAQITKMSIGDAENYYQDLNLEGAKGEIADKIFKEIRERLHFLVSVGLNYLSLARSAETLSGGEAQRIRLASQIGAGLMGVMYVLDEPSIGLHQRDNDRLLQTLIRLRDLGNTVLVVEHDEDAIRAADHIIDIGPGAGIHGGAIIAEGTYDELASHADSLTGQYLSGKLKIEVPKQRTQSPRPNEVIKLSGASGHNLQNVDLTIPLGIMTCVTGVSGSGKSTLINRTLLPLAATQLNGATTLTAEKFDSIDGLQHLDKVVDIDQSPIGRTPRSNPATYTGLFTPIRELFAQTPEAKARGYSAGRFSFNVKGGRCEACEGDGMIKVAMHFLPDMYVPCDACHGKRYNRETLEVGYKGKNISDVLEMTVEDAAEFFSAIPVIHRRLDTLMQVGLGYIRLGQAATTLSGGEAQRVKLARELAKRDTGKTLYILDEPTTGLHFHDIAKLLDILYELRNKGNTIVVIEHNLDVIKTADWVIDLGPEGGSGGGQIIAEGTPEQVAEVEISHTGRFLKPMLK